One window of Pseudomonas sp. ML2-2023-3 genomic DNA carries:
- a CDS encoding site-specific integrase, which yields MASFQQLPSGNWRVLIRAKGHKTISSTFSSEKLAKAFAKEKGRQLEEIKATGRTSAPKGSTVGHYIDDYLDYIQPGRTLQRSALFIYSALKDRFGNIGIERLSKSHLDAFIEARKKEGVQGQTIAGDLSLLSTVLRYCYDVKHLDVDRDMADKARKSLKTSHKLRIKSREVECVPTQSEIDAIIGVFATKKRQKIDMPKVIRFGLYTSMRQSEICNIRIEDLSHENKTVIIRDRKHPDEKMGNDETVPLLPSAWEVVENFIGTRTSGPIFPYNPKSVSVAFSRARAEAGVARPVRFHDLRHKAITDFFGIGLSVPQVALMSGHRDWQTLKRYTHIKASDVHAAYNSLNIKQQDAKNLNEQMAWLVEQVGVLRAAQA from the coding sequence ATGGCTTCTTTTCAGCAGCTCCCCAGCGGCAACTGGCGTGTCTTGATCCGAGCCAAAGGCCACAAAACGATCAGCTCGACGTTTTCATCCGAGAAGCTGGCAAAGGCTTTCGCGAAAGAGAAGGGGCGTCAACTTGAAGAAATCAAAGCCACTGGCAGGACATCAGCTCCAAAGGGCTCGACTGTTGGTCATTATATAGACGACTACCTGGATTACATACAGCCCGGACGAACGCTTCAGCGGAGCGCTCTCTTCATCTACAGTGCCCTGAAGGATCGATTCGGGAATATCGGGATCGAGCGTCTATCCAAAAGTCACCTGGATGCTTTCATCGAGGCCAGGAAGAAAGAAGGCGTACAGGGCCAGACCATTGCAGGCGATCTCTCTCTCCTATCGACGGTTCTGCGTTACTGCTACGACGTAAAGCACTTGGATGTTGATCGGGATATGGCAGACAAGGCTCGCAAAAGCTTGAAGACTAGCCACAAACTGAGGATCAAAAGCCGGGAGGTTGAATGTGTTCCAACGCAATCGGAGATTGACGCAATCATTGGCGTGTTCGCGACGAAGAAACGCCAAAAAATTGATATGCCCAAGGTGATCAGGTTCGGGTTGTATACTTCAATGCGACAATCAGAGATATGCAACATCCGAATTGAAGATCTGAGCCATGAAAACAAGACTGTAATTATTCGTGACAGAAAGCACCCGGACGAAAAAATGGGTAACGACGAAACGGTGCCCTTGCTGCCATCAGCTTGGGAGGTTGTTGAAAATTTCATCGGGACTCGTACATCGGGGCCAATATTCCCCTACAACCCAAAGTCGGTGTCGGTTGCTTTCTCGCGTGCTCGGGCGGAAGCAGGCGTGGCCCGTCCAGTGAGATTCCATGACTTGCGACACAAGGCAATCACGGACTTCTTTGGAATTGGATTGAGCGTCCCCCAGGTAGCTTTGATGAGCGGACATCGGGACTGGCAAACACTGAAGCGATACACTCACATCAAGGCCTCTGATGTTCATGCTGCTTATAACTCCTTGAACATTAAGCAGCAGGATGCCAAGAATCTTAATGAGCAAATGGCTTGGCTTGTAGAGCAGGTTGGGGTGCTGAGAGCGGCTCAGGCTTAA
- a CDS encoding IS5 family transposase, translated as MSQMSFSDFEYAGKRKQTRRERFLAEMDQVVPWSGLLALIEPYYPKAGGGRKPYPLETMLRIHLLQNWFSLSDPAMEEALYEITPMRQFAHLTLSAPIPEDTTIMNFRHLLENHKLAPAILAVINGYLQEKGLSLRQGTIVDATIIHAPSSTKNEHGKRDPEMHQTKKGNQYFFGMKAHIGADVESGLVHHVHGTAANVADVTQVAELLHGEENAVYADAGYTGVEKREEHENREVVWQIAARRSTYSKLNKRSVLYKAKRKIEYLKAQTRAKVEHPFRVIKRQFGYVKVRFRGLMKNTAQLTTLFALSNLWMARKKLMGMG; from the coding sequence ATGAGCCAGATGAGCTTTTCCGATTTCGAATACGCGGGCAAGCGCAAGCAAACACGCCGCGAACGGTTCCTCGCCGAGATGGATCAGGTCGTGCCCTGGAGCGGTTTACTGGCGTTGATCGAGCCGTATTATCCGAAGGCTGGTGGTGGCCGAAAACCGTATCCGCTGGAAACCATGCTGCGCATTCACTTGCTGCAAAACTGGTTCTCGCTGAGCGATCCTGCCATGGAAGAAGCGCTGTATGAAATCACGCCCATGCGCCAGTTTGCGCACTTGACCCTGAGCGCGCCGATCCCTGAAGACACCACGATCATGAACTTCCGACACCTGCTAGAGAATCATAAGTTGGCGCCGGCGATCCTGGCGGTCATCAACGGTTATTTGCAGGAGAAAGGCCTCTCGCTGCGCCAGGGCACCATCGTCGATGCGACGATTATCCACGCGCCCAGTTCGACTAAAAACGAGCACGGTAAACGCGATCCAGAGATGCATCAGACGAAGAAAGGCAATCAATATTTCTTCGGAATGAAGGCCCATATTGGTGCCGACGTTGAGTCGGGGCTGGTTCACCACGTTCACGGCACCGCGGCGAATGTAGCCGATGTCACTCAGGTTGCCGAACTGCTGCACGGCGAGGAAAACGCGGTCTACGCTGATGCTGGTTACACCGGTGTCGAGAAGCGCGAAGAGCATGAAAACCGTGAAGTGGTTTGGCAAATCGCCGCGCGACGCAGCACCTATTCCAAGCTGAACAAGCGCAGCGTGCTGTACAAAGCCAAGCGCAAAATCGAGTACCTCAAGGCCCAGACACGGGCCAAGGTCGAACACCCATTTCGGGTGATCAAACGTCAGTTCGGTTATGTGAAAGTGCGCTTTCGCGGCCTGATGAAAAACACCGCTCAATTGACCACGCTGTTTGCCTTGTCCAATTTATGGATGGCTCGAAAAAAGCTGATGGGTATGGGCTAA
- a CDS encoding DUF3313 domain-containing protein gives MGRSISLPLLATLSISLTACTSQTIRPEEYSGFLHDYSQLTEKKLPSGKKVLTWASPTLHTHHYTRVYIEPSLFYPEMLPTERAPQSTLSAVTHYYDTALKHELGKVMTVVETPGPDTLTIRSSIISIAARTQSLRFYEWLPVTLLAAGVSTATGIRDQDSEITTEVAVLDAVDQDVVAQIVRKETGRPLENDKQVMTLDDFKPVLDGWALDMRQAYSSGGK, from the coding sequence ATGGGAAGAAGTATCTCGCTACCGCTATTGGCGACCCTATCCATTTCACTCACTGCTTGTACCAGTCAAACCATCAGACCCGAAGAGTATTCGGGCTTCTTGCATGACTACAGCCAACTGACGGAAAAAAAGCTTCCATCCGGAAAAAAGGTGCTGACTTGGGCGAGTCCGACACTGCATACCCACCATTACACCCGTGTGTATATCGAGCCGAGTCTTTTCTATCCAGAAATGCTACCGACCGAACGCGCTCCGCAGTCAACGCTTTCGGCCGTAACCCATTACTACGATACCGCCCTAAAACACGAACTGGGCAAAGTCATGACTGTCGTCGAAACCCCTGGCCCCGACACTCTAACCATCAGGTCCTCCATCATCTCTATCGCGGCCAGGACGCAGAGCTTGCGATTTTATGAGTGGCTTCCCGTAACACTGCTTGCTGCCGGCGTCAGCACTGCTACCGGCATCCGCGACCAGGACAGTGAAATCACCACCGAAGTGGCTGTTCTGGATGCCGTCGACCAAGACGTTGTGGCGCAAATAGTGCGCAAAGAAACTGGCCGGCCACTGGAAAATGATAAGCAGGTCATGACTCTGGATGATTTCAAACCGGTGCTCGATGGCTGGGCCCTCGATATGCGGCAGGCATATTCATCCGGCGGGAAATAA
- a CDS encoding response regulator — protein sequence MSRLLIVDDDVEILLLLEKFFLMHAYEVELATDGKAMWAAIDRKRPDLIILDLMLAGEGGLSLCQKLRLNTRIPVVMLTAMGELSDRIVGLELGADDYLTKPFDPRELLARLRAVLRRANDPVHPRIEDARLVIRFAGWHLDVTRRELRSSADVMIPLSGGEFDLLVVFLEHPERILTREQLIDLTRGQNHEAFDRSIDVQVSRLRRKIEPDSKRPDLIRTVRNGGYMFNAKVTRT from the coding sequence GTGAGCAGGTTACTGATCGTCGACGACGATGTGGAAATCCTATTGCTGCTAGAGAAGTTCTTTCTCATGCATGCCTATGAAGTGGAACTGGCCACCGATGGCAAGGCAATGTGGGCGGCAATCGACCGCAAGCGTCCGGACCTCATCATTCTCGATCTGATGCTTGCGGGTGAGGGTGGTTTAAGCCTCTGTCAGAAGTTGAGGCTCAATACTCGTATTCCGGTGGTAATGCTGACTGCTATGGGGGAATTGAGTGATCGTATTGTCGGCCTGGAGTTGGGTGCCGATGATTACTTGACCAAGCCTTTCGACCCTAGAGAGTTACTTGCCCGGTTACGCGCGGTGCTGCGTCGCGCCAATGATCCTGTACACCCGCGTATCGAAGACGCACGGCTGGTTATCCGTTTCGCTGGCTGGCATCTGGACGTTACGCGCCGCGAATTGCGTTCGTCCGCAGATGTAATGATTCCGCTCTCTGGCGGTGAATTCGATCTACTGGTGGTCTTTCTTGAGCACCCTGAACGTATCCTTACGCGTGAGCAATTGATCGATCTGACGCGTGGGCAGAATCATGAAGCCTTTGATCGAAGCATCGACGTGCAGGTCAGCCGCCTGCGACGAAAAATAGAGCCAGACAGCAAACGTCCAGATCTGATTCGTACCGTGCGCAATGGTGGGTATATGTTCAACGCCAAGGTGACGCGGACGTGA
- a CDS encoding ATP-binding protein, protein MIRLIPHIDTLRRRIALTIVAAMLSSLVLYALFVQVAGVWAKPPVDQIGLLDQVAATTRVIQAAPPAMRAQLAGAASNPTLEVQWRERRSGFELPLSGTLLGPDSAPVLRELLGETHHKIEVLQPANWPADSPQARYVMLVQLSDDSWLSFTPPQRSWGVSAALRFAIVIALGLVATWLVAWFATRQLANPLQRFTSAAQRFGGDLHAPPIDIEGPYEIRQAIIAYNTMQAKIQQFIAERTHMLASISHDLRAPLTRVRLRCEFIEDIEQQRKLIRDTDEMQSMINSALGFFRDEALQEQATSFDLSELLQTVIDDYSDQGIVVDFAGPPHLVFFGRPVGIKRITANLLENAVKYAQLPCIQLSSDTCSVRIEVSDKGPGIPESELENVFAPFVRLEPSRNRNSGGVGLGLSSARAMARQHGGELLLRNRCGGGLVAHVELPHGLLNRP, encoded by the coding sequence GTGATCCGTCTGATTCCGCACATAGATACTCTTCGACGCCGGATTGCATTGACCATAGTCGCGGCGATGCTGTCCTCGCTCGTACTCTATGCCCTGTTTGTTCAGGTCGCCGGGGTCTGGGCCAAACCCCCGGTGGATCAAATCGGGTTGCTGGACCAGGTCGCTGCTACTACGCGAGTCATCCAGGCGGCACCCCCGGCAATGCGTGCGCAGTTGGCGGGCGCAGCGAGCAATCCGACACTTGAGGTGCAATGGCGCGAGCGCCGAAGCGGCTTCGAACTGCCTCTGTCTGGTACCTTGTTAGGCCCTGATAGTGCGCCGGTTTTGCGTGAGTTACTGGGGGAGACACATCACAAAATTGAAGTCTTGCAGCCCGCCAATTGGCCCGCGGATAGCCCGCAAGCTCGCTATGTCATGTTGGTACAACTGAGCGACGATAGCTGGTTGTCGTTTACGCCACCGCAACGCAGTTGGGGGGTGAGTGCTGCGTTGCGTTTTGCCATCGTCATTGCCCTCGGCCTGGTTGCGACTTGGTTGGTCGCCTGGTTCGCCACACGCCAACTGGCTAACCCATTGCAACGCTTCACCAGCGCTGCACAACGCTTTGGTGGGGACCTGCACGCTCCTCCCATTGATATCGAAGGGCCGTATGAAATTCGCCAAGCGATTATTGCTTACAACACCATGCAAGCGAAAATTCAGCAGTTCATCGCCGAACGCACGCACATGCTAGCGTCGATCTCGCACGATCTGCGCGCGCCTCTCACGCGTGTGCGGCTTCGTTGCGAGTTTATTGAAGACATTGAGCAGCAGCGCAAGCTGATCCGTGACACTGATGAAATGCAATCGATGATCAACTCTGCCCTGGGTTTTTTTCGCGACGAGGCACTACAGGAACAAGCCACCAGTTTTGATCTCTCAGAGCTGCTGCAAACCGTGATCGATGATTACAGTGATCAGGGTATCGTCGTCGATTTTGCAGGCCCGCCCCATCTGGTGTTTTTCGGCCGCCCGGTAGGCATTAAAAGGATCACTGCGAATTTGCTGGAAAATGCCGTGAAGTATGCGCAGCTGCCGTGCATACAATTGAGCAGTGACACGTGCTCGGTCCGCATCGAGGTGAGCGATAAAGGGCCAGGGATTCCTGAATCGGAGCTGGAAAACGTTTTCGCCCCATTCGTCCGACTTGAACCCTCTCGTAACCGTAACTCCGGTGGCGTTGGCCTGGGCCTGTCCTCGGCTAGGGCCATGGCACGCCAGCACGGCGGAGAGTTGCTATTGAGAAACCGTTGTGGCGGCGGGCTCGTTGCACACGTTGAGTTGCCCCATGGGTTGTTGAATCGGCCTTAG